TGGAAGGTTGAAACTGCTGGAGATCGCTGTCGCCGTCCTGGCGTTGAACAATGGACTGCGGATGGTCCGAGCCGGCCGTCCCTGACCGGACAACGCCGCGGGCTTGAAGACCCGTCGACGTAGGTGTGCAACTGATGCTGCGCGAGCGTCGCTAGGAGCGACTGCGCGTCCATCCCTGGGGACTACCGGGCTCCGCAGAGCCCTGCCCGGCCATCCGTGGCCAGACATGCATCCCCGGCGGCCGATGCCGGTGCGGCATCGGCCAGGGGCGGATGCTCAGCCGAGCATGCCGTGCTGGGCGACGCCGGCCGGCGGCCAGTTCTCCAGCTTCATACCGAGCGACAGGCCACGCTGGGCCAGCACTTCCTTGATCTCGGTCAGCGACTTCTTGCCGAGGTTCGGGGTCTTGAGCAGCTCCACTTCGGTCTTCTGGATCAGATCGCCGATGTAGTAGATGCTCTCGGCCTTCAGGCAGTTGGCCGAACGCACGGTCAGTTCCAGGTCGTCGATCGGACGCAGCAGCACCGGATCCACGCCATTGCTGGCCGGCTTGGCCGCGCCACGGTCGCGATGGGTGAAGTCGCCGAACACCGACAGCTGGTCGCTGAGGATGTCGGCGGCGGTGCGCACGGCTTCCTCGGCGTCGATGGTGCCGTTGGTCTCGATGTCCAGGACCAGCTTGTCCAGGTCGGTGCGCTGCTCGACGCGGGCGGACTCGACCGCGTAGGCGACGCGGCGTACCGGCGAGAACGACGCATCCAGGACCAGGCGGCCGATGGTGCGGGTTTCCTCGTCCGGACGGCGGCGCGCGGCGGCCGGCTGGTAGCCGAAGCCACGCTCGATCTTCAGACGCATGTTGATCGCCGTGTCCTTGGTCAGGTGGCAGATCACGTGGTCGTTGTTGAGGATCTCGACGTTGTGGTCGGTCTTGATGTCGGCGGCAGTGACCACACCCGGGCCCTGCTTGGACAGCGACAGCGTGGCGCTGTCGCCGGTGTGCATGCGGATGGCCACGTCCTTGAGGTTGAGCAGGACTTCCAGCACATCTTCCTGCAGCCCTTCGACCGTGGTGTACTCGTGCAGCACGCCGTCGATCTCGACTTCCGTGATCGCGAAGCCGGGAATCGAGGACAGCAGCACGCGACGCAGGGCATTGCCCAGCGTATGCCCATAACCACGCTCCAAGGGCTCGATTACGACCTTGGCGCGGTTGTCGGTAAGGCGTTCGATCTGCGGCCCACGGGGGCGCAGAACCTGGTTGGCGGTAACCGTCATGTTGCGGGTTCTCCTGACGAGCCTCCGTTGCCGGAGGCTCTCCAATGTGATTACTTCGAATACAACTCGACGATCAGCGCTTCGTTGATGTCGGCAGGCAGGTCCGCACGATCCGGCACGGCCTTGAAGATGCCGCTGAACTTCTTCGAATCGACCTCGACCCAGGACGGGTTCAGGTCGTGCGTTTCGGCAACGGTCAGCGCTTCCTGCACGCGAAGCTGCTTCTGGGCCTTTTCCGACAGGGCGATCGCGTCGCCGGCCTTGACCTGGTACGAGGCCAGGTTCACCGACTTGCCGTTGACCAGCACGCCACGGTGCGACACCAGCTGGCGCGCGGCCGGGCGGGTGACGGCGAAGCCCATGCGGTAGACGACGTTGTCCAGGCGGGTTTCCAGCAGCTGCAGCAGGTTCTCGCCGGTGTTGCCCTTCTTGGTCGAGGCCTTCTTGTAGTAGTTGCGGAACTGACGCTCCAGCAGGCCGTAGATACGCTTGACCTTCTGCTTCTCGCGCAGCTGGGTGGCGTAGTCGGACAGCTTGCCCTTGCGGGCGGTCGCGCCGTGCTGGCCGGGCTTCTGCTCCAGCTTGCACTTGGAGTCCAGCGCACGCGCCGGGCTCTTGAGGGAAAGATCGGCGCCTTCGCGGCGCGCGAGCTTACAGGTAGGACCGATATAACGAGCCATTTCTTATCGCTCCTTTAGACGCGACGCTTCTTCGGCGGACGGCACCCGTTGTGCGGGATAGGCGTCACGTCGATGATGTTGGTGATCTTGTATCCGACGTTGTTCAACGAACGGACGGCGGACTCGCGACCCGGACCCGGGCCCTTGATGCGCACTTCCAGCGACTTCACGCCGTAGTCGAGCGCAGCGCGCCCGGCCTTCTCGGCGGCAACCTGCGCCGCGAACGGCGTGGACTTGCGCGAACCGCGGAAACCGGCGCCACCGGAGGTCGCCCAGGACAACGCATTGCCCTGACGGTCGGTGATGGTCACGATGGTGTTGTTGAACGAAGCGTGGACGTGGGCGACGCCGTCGGTGACGACGCGCTTGATCTTCTTCTTGGTCTTTGCTGCTGCGGGCTTAGCCATGTCTGTCCCTTACTTCCTGATCGCCTTGCGCGGGCCCTTGCGGGTGCGGGCGTTGGTGCGGGTGCGCTGACCACGCAGCGGCAGGCCACGACGATGACGCAGGCCGCGGTAGCAGCCCAGGTCCATCAGCCGCTTGATGGCGATGCCCACTTCGCGACGCAGGTCGCCTTCGACGATGTACTTGCCGACTTCGAGGCGCAGGCGCTCGATTTCCGGTTCGGACAGGTCACGGATCTTGGTGGTCGAGGTCACGCCTGCGGCTTCGCAGACCTTCTTCGAACGGGTACGGCCGATGCCGAAAATGCTTTGCAACCCGACCCAGACGTGCTTCTGGGCTGGCAGGTTGACGCCTGCAATACGCGCCATGACGCGGTTCTCCAACTGAGTGATGGCCCGACGGCGCACTGCGGCGCCATCCGGCAGGATGGATCAAAAAGTGAACTTGTAAGTCTAGCAAGGTCTCGGGTTACATGGAAGCCCGTGGAACCTTTCGGTTCCGCAGGCCCGGCATGGGGAGTGTGCCCATGCTCCGGCGCCGGACGTCGTTGGCCAGGGTGAGGATCCACCTCGGCCGCCCGCGCTACTCCAGCGCAGGACCACCACGTCTCACCCGCGCACGAGACCGCTGCACGGGCCGCCCTTCAAGTCGGAAGACTGCGCCCGGGAACCGGGGCGTCTTCGCGGAAGGAAGTCAAATTATAGCAATCAACCGCGGGCGAAACCGCCGCCGCGCGAGCCACCCTTGAGGTTGGCCTTCTTCAACAGGCTTTCGTACTGGTGCGACATCAGGTGCGCCTGGATCTGCGCGATGAAGTCCATCACCACCACGACCGCGATCAGCAGCGAGGTGCCGCCGAAATGGAACGAGGTGCCGAGCTGCGCGCGCATGATTTCCGGCAGCAGGCACACGATCACCAGGTACAGCGAGCCGGCCGCGGTCAGGCGGGTCAGCACGCCGTCGACGTAGTCGGCGGTGGCCTTGCCGGGGCGGATGCCCGGGATCAGCGCGCCGGACTTCTTCAGGTTGTCCGCGGTTTCCTGCGAGTTGAACACCAGCGCGGTATAGAAGAACGCGAAGCCGATGATCAGCGCGGCGAACACGATCATGTGCACCGGCTCGCCCGGGCCCAGCGCGTTGGCGATGCGCTGCAGCCAGCTGCCGAAGGTGCTGTTGGAGGCGGCCTGGCCCGACCACATCGACAGCGTCGCCGGGAAGGCGAGGATGCTCGAGGCGAAGATCGGCGGGATCACGCCGGCCATGTTCAGCTTCAGCGGCAGGAACGAGGTCTGGTTCATGTACGCGTTGCGGCCGCCCTGGCGGCGCGCGTAGTTCACCGTGATCCGCCGCTGCCCGCGCTCGACGAACACCACGAACAGGGTGAAGGCGAGGATGGTCAGCACGATCAGCAGCAGCGAGATGAAGCTCATGTTGCCGTCGCGGTAGGCTTCCACGGTCTGGATCGCCGCCGCCGGCAGGCCGGCGACGATGCCGGCGAAGATGATCAGCGACACGCCGTTGCCGATGCCGCGCTCGGTGACCTGCTCGCCGACCCACATCAGGAAGATGGTGCCGGCGGTCAGCGCGATCACGGCGGTGAGCACGAAGCCCATGCCCGGCGCGTACACGACCGGCGCGCCGCCCGGTGCGGTCTGGTTCTGCAGCGCCAGGGCGATACTGCCGCCCTGCACCACCGCCAGCAACACCGCGCCGATGCGCGAATACTGGGTGATCTTGCGTCGGCCGGACTCGCCTTCCTTCTGCATCGCCTTCAGCGACGGGAAGATGTGCGTGGCCAACTGGATCACGATCGATGCCGAGATGTACGGCATCACGTTCAGCGCGAAGATGCTGAAACGGTGCAGGGCGCCGCCCGAGAACATGTTGAACATGTCCACGATGCCGCCGCCCTGCGCCTGCATCAGCGCAAGCATGGCTTCGGGATTGACGCCCGGCACCGGCACGTAGCAGCCGATGCGGTAGACGATCAATGCGCCGAGAACGAACAACAGGCGCTGGCGAAGTTCCGTGAACTTGCCGAGCCCGCCGCCGAGGTTACCCATGCCAGCCTGCGCCATCTGCGTGTTACTCCTGCACGCTGCCGCCGGCAGCTTCGATTGCCGCCTTGGCACCGGCGGTCGCGGCGACGCCCTTGAGCACGAACTTCTTGGTCAGTTCGCCCTTGAGGACCACCTTGGCCTTCTTCGCGGTGCTCGGGACCAGCTTCGCGGCGCGCAGCGCGGCGAAATCGATCTCGCCTTCCGGCAGGTTGTCCAGCTGGTAGGACAGCACTTCGGCGGTGTCCTTGGCCATCTTGGAACGGAAGCCGATCTTCGGCAGACGACGCTGCATGGGGGTCTGGCCGCCTTCGAAGCCGGCCTTGATCTTGCCGCCGCCCTTGCGCGCGAACGAACCCTTGTGGCCGCGGCCGCAGGTCTTGCCCAGGCCCGAACCGATGCCGCGACCGACGCGGGTGCGCTCGGTGCGCGCGCCGTCGGCGGGCTTCAGATCATTCAGATGCAAAGTCATGGTCGCTTACTCCTCAACCTGGACGAGGTACTGAACCTTGTTGATCAGGCCGCGCACCTGCGGGCTGTCCTTCAGTTCACGCACATCGTTGAGCTTGTTCAGGCCCAGCGCACGCACCGACAGGCGGTGACGCGACTGGGTACCACGAAGGCCGCGCACCAGGCGCACCTTCACCGTCTTGTTGGACTCATTAGCCATGGTTGAGTTCCTCCACCTTCTTGCCGCGCTTGGCCGCGATGCGCGACGGCGACTGCATGTCTTCCAGGCCGCGCAGCGTGGCGCGCACCAGGTTGATCGGGTTGCGCGAACCGACCGCCTTGGCCAGCACGTTCTTGACGCCGACCGCTTCCAGCACGGCGCGCATCGCGCCGCCGGCGATGACGCCGGTACCTTCGGAGGCCGGCATCATGAACACGCGCGCCGCGCCGTGGCCGGACTTCACCGGGTGCCACAGGGTGCCGTTGTTCAGGTCGATGTTGAGCATGCCCTTGCGCGCATACTCCATCGACTTCTGGATCGCGACCGGCACTTCGCGCGCCTTGCCGTAACCGAAACCGATCTTGCCGTTGCCGTCGCCGACCACGGTCAGCGCGGTGAAGGTGAACTGGCGACCGCCCTTGACCGTCTTGCTGACGCGGTTGACCGCGACCAGCTTTTCGATCATGCCGTCGTCGACTTTCTCTTCGCGGTTGCGGTCGCGATCACGACCCCGCGGTGCACGCTGTTCTTCAGCCATTGTGTATTCCTTGGTAGTTGAAAGATTTACGGCTTGTATGCCGCTTGTAGTTGTTGACTGGAACCGTGCTCCCCGGGCGCGCGCAGAAGGCGCGCCAAGGTCCGATGCAGCCCGCATCGGCAGGTCGGGCGCGGCGTGGACGCCGCGCCCGCAAGGATCAGAACTGCAGGCCGCCTTCGCGCGCGGCGTCGGCCAGCGCCTTGATGCGGCCGTGGTAGCGGTAGCCCGAGCGGTCGAAGGCGACCTTCTCGATGCCCGCGGCCTTGGCGCGCTCGGCGATCAGCTTACCGACCTTGGCGGCCGCATCGCTGTTCTTGCCGTTCTTCAGGCCGTCCTTGACGTCGGCCTGCAGGGTGTTCGCCGCGGCGAGCACCTTGGAACCGTCGGCAGTGAAGACCTGCGCGTACAGGTGCTGGCCGGTGCGCAGCACCGACAGGCGGGCGACGCCGAGTTCGCGGATGTGCGCACGGGTCGACTTGGCGCGGCGCAGGCGGGCGATGTTCTTGTTGATGGTCATGTCTATGTCCTACGGAAGCTGAAGGAGAACAGGCCTTTGCATCGAGGGGCCCGGCCATACGGCCGGGCTCCCCGCAAAGGAGCTGCATTACGCCTTCTTGGCTTCCTTGCGAATGATGGCTTCACCGGCGTACTTCACACCCTTGCCCTTGTAGGGCTCCGGCGGACGGAAACCGCGGATCTTGGCGGCGACTTCGCCGACGCGCTGCTTGTCGGCGCCCTGCACCACGATCTCGGTCTGAGTCGGGGCGGCCAGGGTGATGCCTTCCGGCGCCTTGAACACGACCGGGTGCGAGAAACCGAGCGCCAGGCTCAGGTCCTTGCCCTGCATCGTGGCGCGGTAGCCGACGCCGACCAGCTCGAGCTTGCGCTCGAAGCCTTCGGACACGCCGTGCACCATGTTCGCCAGGATCGCGCGAACGGTGCCGGTGATGGCGATCTGCGACGGGTCGTTCGCCGACAGCGTGGCGACACCGTTTTCCTGCTTGATTTCGACGCCGGCCGGCTTCGGCAGCGACAGGGTGCCCTTCGGGCCCTTGACGCTCACCAGCTCGGGCTGGACATTCAGTTCGACGCCCTTCGGGAGGGAAATCGGCTTCTTGGCTACGCGGGACATTTGAGTACTCCTTCCCTTAGGCCACGAAGCACAGGACTTCGCCACCGACGCCGGCCTGACGGGCCTGCGCATCGGTCATGATGCCCTTGGACGTGGAAATGATGGCAACGCCCAGGCCGCCGAGAACCTTCGGCAGCTCGGCCTTGCCGCGATATTGGCGCAGGCCCGAACGCGACACGCGCTTGAGCGTATCGATGACCGGACGGCCCTCGAAATACTTCAGCACGATTTCCAGTTCGGACTTGTTGTTCTCGATCGCGTTGACGCGCAGGTCGCTGATGTAGCCTTCGGCCTTCAGCACTTCCGCGATCGCAACCTTGATCTTGGAGGACGGCATTTTCACCGTCGGCTTGCCAACCGCGGCCGCATTCTTGATGCGGACCAGCAGGTCGGCGATGGGATCAGTCATGCTCATGGTGTCTACCTTTGAGTGCACCGATATCCGCTTTCGCGAAAATCTTGTGATGTGAAGCTGTGGAATGACGCGGTGATGTGGAGCGTGGAACGTTCCTGGAGAAGGCCAGGGCCTGCAGCAACCCGCCCGGCCAGGCGCAGGCAAGGAGCGGGATTATACGACAAAAAGTCCGACTTGCGTCGGACTCGTTGTTTTACGCCACACGAGCGTGCGACCGCCCTGCCCCGGGCTCCGCAAGCGGAGCCGGGAACCGCCGGCTGTTTTACCAGCTGGCCTTGCGCAGGCCGGGCACGTCGCCGTTCATCGTTGCCTTGCGCAGCATGTTGCGGCCGAGGCCGAACTTGCGGTACACGGCGCGCGGACGGCCGGACAGCTCGCAACGGGTGCGCTGGCGGCTCGGCGACGAATCGCGCGGCAGCTTCTGCAGCTTGACCACGGCCTCGGCCTTCTCGTCGTAGGACGAGCTGTCGGCGGCGATGATCTTCTTCAGCGCGTCGCGCTTGTCGGCGAACTTCTTCGCCAGCTTCTTCCGCTTGATGTCGCGGTTGACCATGGAGGTCTTTGCCATCTGTAAATCCTCGGGATTCGGGATTGGGGATTGGAGATTTGCAGAACCCGGGATGTGGCGGGCGCAGCGCCCTTTCATCCCTGATCCCGAATCCCGAATCCCGGCTGTCGGTCAGTTACGGAACGGGAACTTGAACGCTTCGAGCAGCGCCTTGGCTTCGGCGTCGGTCTTGGCGGTGGTGGTGATGGCGATATCCATGCCGCGGATCGCATCGACGGCGTCGAAGTCGATTTCCGGGAAGATGATCTGCTCCTTCACGCCCATGTTGAAGTTGCCGCGGCCGTCGAACGAGCGACCCGAGACACCGCGGAAGTCGCGCACGCGCGGCAGCGAGATGTTGATCAGGCGGTCCAGGAACTCGTACATCTTGGCGCGACGCAGCGTGGTCTTGCAGCCGATCGGCCAGCCATCGCGGATCTTGAACGACGCCACCGAGATACGCGACTTGGTGACGACCGGCTTCTGGCCGGAGACCTTGGCCATGTCGGCCACGGCGTTTTCCAGGATCTTCTTGTTCGTCGCCGCCTCGCCCACGCCCATGTTCAGCGTGACCTTGACCAGCTTCGGCACTTGCATCGGATTGGTGTAACCGAACTTCTTCATCAGAGCCGGTACCACTTCTTCCTTGTAGATCTTTTCGAGACGGGAATTCATTGTGTCATTCCTCAGGCGTCGAGCGCCTCACCGCTGGAGCGGAACACACGCAGTTTGCGTCCATCCTCCAGCACCTTGAAGCCAACGCGCTCGCCCTTGCCCGTTGCCGGGTTGACGATCGCCACGTTGGAGATATGGATCGACGCTTCACGCTCGACCACGCCGCCGGCGACGCCCGCCTGCGGGTTCGGCTTGGTGTGGCGCTTGACGATGTTCGCGTTGGAGACGATCACGCGATCGCCGTCGACGCGGACGATTTCGCCCTGCTTGCCCTTGTCCTTGCCGGTAGTGACGACGACCTGGTCGCCCTTCTTGATACGGTTAGCCATGTGTATGTCCTCCGCTCACAGCACTTCAGGAGCGAGCGAGACGATCTTCATGAACTTCTCGGAACGCAGCTCGCGGGTAACAGGCCCGAAGATACGCGTGCCGATCGGCTCCTGCTTGTTGTTGAGCAACACCGCAGCGTTGCCGTCGAAGCGGATCAGCGAACCGTCGGGACGACGCACACCCTTGCGGGTACGCACCACGACGGCGTCGTAGACTTCGCCCTTCTTGACCTTGCCGCGCGGGATCGCGTCCTTGACGGTGACCTTGATGATGTCGCCAATGTGCGCGTAGCGGCGCTTGGAGCCGCCGAGCACCTTGATGCACATCACTTCCTTGGCACCGGAGTTGTCGGCGACGTCGAGGTAGCTCTGCATCTGGATCATGATTCAGATCTCCCTTATTCGGCCGAACGGGTGACGATTTCGACCACCCGCCAGTTCTTGGTCTTGGACATCGGCGCAATCTCGGTCACCCGCACCACATCGCCTTCGTTGCAGGCGTTGTCGGCGTCGTGGGCGTGGAGCTTGGTCGAGCGCTTGATGTACTTGCCGTACAGCGCATGCTTGACCTGACGCTCCACCAGCACGGTGACGGTCTTGTCCATCTTGTTGCTGACGACGCGGCCTTCGACCGTGCGCAGCGTCTTGCTTTCGTTAGTGTCGCTCATGGCGGCCATCCTTACTTCGTGCTGCCGATCAGGTGCTTCACGCGAGCAATCTCGCGGCGCACCCGGCGGGTTTCGTGGGTCTTCGGCAGCTGCCCGGTGACCTGCTGCATGCGCAGGGCGAACTGCTCCTTGCGCAGATCGGTCAGGTGGGCCTTCAGATCGTCAGCCGACTTCTCGCGGAGTTGTTTGATGTCCATCAGCGTACCGTCCGGGTCACGAAGGTGGTGGTCACCGAAAGCTTGGCAGCGGCCAGGCGGAACGCCTCGCGCGCGACATCTTCGCCGACGCCTTCGATTTCATAGATCATGCGACCGGGCTGGATCTGGGCGACCCAGTACTCGACGTTACCCTTACCGGAGCCCATTCGCACTTCGATCGGCTTCTTGGTGATCGGCTTGTCCGGGAACACGCGGATCCACATCTTGCCGCCGCGCTTGACGTAGCGGCTGATCGAGCGGCGCGCCGCTTCGATCTGGCGCGCGGTCAGCTGACCGTGCGCGGTGGCCTTCAGCCCGTACTCGCCGAAGCTGACGGCGTTGCCGCTCCATGCCAGGCCGTCGTTACGGCCCTTGTGCATCTTGCGGTATTTGGTTCGCTTGGGTTGCAACATTGCCGTTACCTCGCTTCACGAGCCGGACGCGACGGACGGTCACCACGGTCGCCGCGATCGTTACGATCGTTGCGCGGGGAATCGTCCTGCTTTTCCTGGCCAACCTGGGAGAAATCGAAGATCTCGCCCTTGTAGATCCAAACCTTGATGCCGATGATGCCGTAGGTCGTCTTGGCTTCGGCGAAGCCATAGTCGATGTCGGCACGCAGCGTATGCAGCGGCACGCGGCCTTCGCGGTACCACTCGGAACGGGCGATTTCCGCACCGTTCAAGCGGCCGGCGACGTTGACCTTGATGCCCAGGGCACCCAGGCGCATCGCGTTGCCGACCGAACGCTTCATCGCGCGGCGGAACATGATGCGACGCTCCAGCTGCTGCGCGATCGACTCGGCGACCAGCTGCGCATCCAGCTCCGGCTTGCGCACTTCGGTGACGTTGATGTGGGCGGGGACGCCCATCATCTCGCTCACTTCCTTGCGCAGCTTCTCGATGTCCTCACCGCGCTTGCCGATCACCACGCCCGGACGGGCGGTGTGGATCGTCACGCGCGCGGTCTTGGCCGGACGCTCGATCAGGATCTTGCTGATGCCCGCCTGCGCCAGCTTCTTGCGCAGCATTTCGCGAACCTTGAGGTCGGCTGCCAGGTAACCGGCGAACTCGCCCTTGTTGGCGTACCACTTGGAATTCCAGTCCTTGGAGACACCCAGGCGGATTCCAATCGGATGAACTTTATGACCCATCGTCTTTTCCTTTCCGCTTACTTGGCGGCGCCCACAACCACAGTGATGTGGCTGGTGCGCTTGAGGATGCGGGTACCGCGGCCTTTCGCCCGCGCCATGAAACGCTTCAGGGTCGGACCTTCATCAACCATGATGGTCTTGACCTTCAGCTCGTCGACATCCGCGCCCTGGTTGTTCTCGGCATTGGCGATCGCCGACTCCACCACCTTCTTGATCAGGTGGGCAGCCTTCTTGTCCGAGAACTTCAGCAGGTTGACCGCCCGCTCGGCGGAAAGACCGCGCACCTGGTCGGCGACCAGGCGGGCCTTCTGCGGGGAGATGCGCGCAGTGCGCAGGATTGCTTTCGCTTCCATCGTCATCTCTCCTTACCGGCTCGACTTCTTGTCGCCACCGTGACCCTTGAAGGTCCGGGTGACGGCAAATTCGCCGAGCTTGTGGCCGACCATGTTCTCGTTGACCAGCACCGGAACGTGGTTCTTGCCGTTATGCACGGCGATGGTGAAGCCCACCATCTCCGGCAGGATCATCGAACGACGCGACCAGGTCTTGATCGGACGCTTGCTGCCGGCCGCGGCCTCCACCTTCTTGACGAGGTGGTGATCGACGAACGGG
The Xanthomonas sp. AM6 DNA segment above includes these coding regions:
- the rpsD gene encoding 30S ribosomal protein S4 translates to MARYIGPTCKLARREGADLSLKSPARALDSKCKLEQKPGQHGATARKGKLSDYATQLREKQKVKRIYGLLERQFRNYYKKASTKKGNTGENLLQLLETRLDNVVYRMGFAVTRPAARQLVSHRGVLVNGKSVNLASYQVKAGDAIALSEKAQKQLRVQEALTVAETHDLNPSWVEVDSKKFSGIFKAVPDRADLPADINEALIVELYSK
- the rpsK gene encoding 30S ribosomal protein S11, which encodes MAKPAAAKTKKKIKRVVTDGVAHVHASFNNTIVTITDRQGNALSWATSGGAGFRGSRKSTPFAAQVAAEKAGRAALDYGVKSLEVRIKGPGPGRESAVRSLNNVGYKITNIIDVTPIPHNGCRPPKKRRV
- the rpsC gene encoding 30S ribosomal protein S3: MGHKVHPIGIRLGVSKDWNSKWYANKGEFAGYLAADLKVREMLRKKLAQAGISKILIERPAKTARVTIHTARPGVVIGKRGEDIEKLRKEVSEMMGVPAHINVTEVRKPELDAQLVAESIAQQLERRIMFRRAMKRSVGNAMRLGALGIKVNVAGRLNGAEIARSEWYREGRVPLHTLRADIDYGFAEAKTTYGIIGIKVWIYKGEIFDFSQVGQEKQDDSPRNDRNDRGDRGDRPSRPAREAR
- the rpsE gene encoding 30S ribosomal protein S5, with the protein product MAEEQRAPRGRDRDRNREEKVDDGMIEKLVAVNRVSKTVKGGRQFTFTALTVVGDGNGKIGFGYGKAREVPVAIQKSMEYARKGMLNIDLNNGTLWHPVKSGHGAARVFMMPASEGTGVIAGGAMRAVLEAVGVKNVLAKAVGSRNPINLVRATLRGLEDMQSPSRIAAKRGKKVEELNHG
- the rplP gene encoding 50S ribosomal protein L16, with amino-acid sequence MLQPKRTKYRKMHKGRNDGLAWSGNAVSFGEYGLKATAHGQLTARQIEAARRSISRYVKRGGKMWIRVFPDKPITKKPIEVRMGSGKGNVEYWVAQIQPGRMIYEIEGVGEDVAREAFRLAAAKLSVTTTFVTRTVR
- the rplO gene encoding 50S ribosomal protein L15, producing the protein MTLHLNDLKPADGARTERTRVGRGIGSGLGKTCGRGHKGSFARKGGGKIKAGFEGGQTPMQRRLPKIGFRSKMAKDTAEVLSYQLDNLPEGEIDFAALRAAKLVPSTAKKAKVVLKGELTKKFVLKGVAATAGAKAAIEAAGGSVQE
- the rplV gene encoding 50S ribosomal protein L22, whose protein sequence is MEAKAILRTARISPQKARLVADQVRGLSAERAVNLLKFSDKKAAHLIKKVVESAIANAENNQGADVDELKVKTIMVDEGPTLKRFMARAKGRGTRILKRTSHITVVVGAAK
- the rpmD gene encoding 50S ribosomal protein L30, with the protein product MANESNKTVKVRLVRGLRGTQSRHRLSVRALGLNKLNDVRELKDSPQVRGLINKVQYLVQVEE
- the rplE gene encoding 50S ribosomal protein L5 codes for the protein MNSRLEKIYKEEVVPALMKKFGYTNPMQVPKLVKVTLNMGVGEAATNKKILENAVADMAKVSGQKPVVTKSRISVASFKIRDGWPIGCKTTLRRAKMYEFLDRLINISLPRVRDFRGVSGRSFDGRGNFNMGVKEQIIFPEIDFDAVDAIRGMDIAITTTAKTDAEAKALLEAFKFPFRN
- the rplF gene encoding 50S ribosomal protein L6, whose product is MSRVAKKPISLPKGVELNVQPELVSVKGPKGTLSLPKPAGVEIKQENGVATLSANDPSQIAITGTVRAILANMVHGVSEGFERKLELVGVGYRATMQGKDLSLALGFSHPVVFKAPEGITLAAPTQTEIVVQGADKQRVGEVAAKIRGFRPPEPYKGKGVKYAGEAIIRKEAKKA
- the rplX gene encoding 50S ribosomal protein L24, with the translated sequence MANRIKKGDQVVVTTGKDKGKQGEIVRVDGDRVIVSNANIVKRHTKPNPQAGVAGGVVEREASIHISNVAIVNPATGKGERVGFKVLEDGRKLRVFRSSGEALDA
- the rplR gene encoding 50S ribosomal protein L18, giving the protein MTINKNIARLRRAKSTRAHIRELGVARLSVLRTGQHLYAQVFTADGSKVLAAANTLQADVKDGLKNGKNSDAAAKVGKLIAERAKAAGIEKVAFDRSGYRYHGRIKALADAAREGGLQF
- the rpoA gene encoding DNA-directed RNA polymerase subunit alpha translates to MTVTANQVLRPRGPQIERLTDNRAKVVIEPLERGYGHTLGNALRRVLLSSIPGFAITEVEIDGVLHEYTTVEGLQEDVLEVLLNLKDVAIRMHTGDSATLSLSKQGPGVVTAADIKTDHNVEILNNDHVICHLTKDTAINMRLKIERGFGYQPAAARRRPDEETRTIGRLVLDASFSPVRRVAYAVESARVEQRTDLDKLVLDIETNGTIDAEEAVRTAADILSDQLSVFGDFTHRDRGAAKPASNGVDPVLLRPIDDLELTVRSANCLKAESIYYIGDLIQKTEVELLKTPNLGKKSLTEIKEVLAQRGLSLGMKLENWPPAGVAQHGMLG
- the rpsN gene encoding 30S ribosomal protein S14, whose translation is MAKTSMVNRDIKRKKLAKKFADKRDALKKIIAADSSSYDEKAEAVVKLQKLPRDSSPSRQRTRCELSGRPRAVYRKFGLGRNMLRKATMNGDVPGLRKASW
- the rpsQ gene encoding 30S ribosomal protein S17, with the protein product MSDTNESKTLRTVEGRVVSNKMDKTVTVLVERQVKHALYGKYIKRSTKLHAHDADNACNEGDVVRVTEIAPMSKTKNWRVVEIVTRSAE
- the rpmC gene encoding 50S ribosomal protein L29, yielding MDIKQLREKSADDLKAHLTDLRKEQFALRMQQVTGQLPKTHETRRVRREIARVKHLIGSTK
- the rpsM gene encoding 30S ribosomal protein S13 — protein: MARIAGVNLPAQKHVWVGLQSIFGIGRTRSKKVCEAAGVTSTTKIRDLSEPEIERLRLEVGKYIVEGDLRREVGIAIKRLMDLGCYRGLRHRRGLPLRGQRTRTNARTRKGPRKAIRK
- the secY gene encoding preprotein translocase subunit SecY is translated as MAQAGMGNLGGGLGKFTELRQRLLFVLGALIVYRIGCYVPVPGVNPEAMLALMQAQGGGIVDMFNMFSGGALHRFSIFALNVMPYISASIVIQLATHIFPSLKAMQKEGESGRRKITQYSRIGAVLLAVVQGGSIALALQNQTAPGGAPVVYAPGMGFVLTAVIALTAGTIFLMWVGEQVTERGIGNGVSLIIFAGIVAGLPAAAIQTVEAYRDGNMSFISLLLIVLTILAFTLFVVFVERGQRRITVNYARRQGGRNAYMNQTSFLPLKLNMAGVIPPIFASSILAFPATLSMWSGQAASNSTFGSWLQRIANALGPGEPVHMIVFAALIIGFAFFYTALVFNSQETADNLKKSGALIPGIRPGKATADYVDGVLTRLTAAGSLYLVIVCLLPEIMRAQLGTSFHFGGTSLLIAVVVVMDFIAQIQAHLMSHQYESLLKKANLKGGSRGGGFARG
- the rplN gene encoding 50S ribosomal protein L14, whose translation is MIQMQSYLDVADNSGAKEVMCIKVLGGSKRRYAHIGDIIKVTVKDAIPRGKVKKGEVYDAVVVRTRKGVRRPDGSLIRFDGNAAVLLNNKQEPIGTRIFGPVTRELRSEKFMKIVSLAPEVL
- the rpsH gene encoding 30S ribosomal protein S8, coding for MSMTDPIADLLVRIKNAAAVGKPTVKMPSSKIKVAIAEVLKAEGYISDLRVNAIENNKSELEIVLKYFEGRPVIDTLKRVSRSGLRQYRGKAELPKVLGGLGVAIISTSKGIMTDAQARQAGVGGEVLCFVA